The Collibacillus ludicampi region ATGCATTCTGGCGGTGGGTGGCCTCCTGGGGCGTGGTATTGGAGAAACCATCTGATCTTGGATACCCGGATGACGGATACATCCTGCCACCGCTGAACATATACGACCATGTGATTGAAGTTGAGGGAGAGCCGGCGAAAACGCTATCACAGAGGCAGCGGGCCCGCAAGGAAACAGTAGCAGAGCGGGTGGCGGCCTGCGCGGAAATCGTCAATGCGACGGACAAGCCTTTCCTCGTCTGGTGCGATTTGAATGTCGAATCAGAGATGCTCGCGGCCGCCATCCCCGACGCGGTCGAGGTGAAGGGATCGGACAAGCCATCTCACAAGGAGAAGGCAATGCTTGACTTCGCAGCTGGCAAGATCCGTGTTCTGGTCACCAAACCCTCGATCGCCGGGTTCGGGATGAACTGGCAACACTGTGCTGACATGGCTTTTGTCGGATTGTCTGACAGCTTCGAACAGGTATTTCAGGCAATTCGGCGATGTTACCGATTCGGCCAAAGACAGCCCGTGAACGTGCATATGATCACGTCTAGCCGGGAGGGCGTCGTGGCCGAAAACATCAAGCGAAAAGAAGACGATTTTCGGAAGATGGTGTCTGAAATGATCAAATACACCAAGGACATCACATCCGAATCGATCCGATCGACAGAACGAGAAGTTGCTGAATACGTTCCCAAGCAACCGATCATTATCCCTTCGTGGTTAAGGAGTGAAAGGTTTGCAAGCTGATAAAAACAACAGCAGAAAAGGCGGATATATTGAGACGTTGACTGGAATTAAGTTCTATCCGCTCGATCCTCGGCCAGATGATTTTTCTCTGGAAGATATATGCCATGCAGTAAGTAGAGAGCAGCGCTTTGGTAATCATACCGAAGCACGTTATAGCGTAGGCCAGCACCTGCTCATGTGCGCAAAGTTCGCCAAGGATATGGGATTTAGCCCTTACGTTCAGTTTTTATGTGCTACTCATGATCTCCCCGAGGCATACGTGCGTGATTTACCCAGGCCGATTAAACAGTCATTCAGCAAGTACCAAAACATGGAAAAACGCATACTCCGTGTTCTGTGGCATGAGTATTTCGGAATTCGCAAACCTACGAAAGAGGAGATCAGTCAATTAAAGTTCTGCGACAATTCGGTGTTGATGTCTGAGGCATTCGAGCTGGGGATCAACAAAACAGATTGGGTAAATGTCTCTGAAATAGTAGGCGGATACGTCGATCACTCTGAACCGACAGACCAAGAGGTTAGAGATTCACTGAAAATATTAATTATGAAATTACTTGAGCAGTTAAAGGGCGGTGGATCGCATGCAAGTAAACACGATCGACCAAGTCATTGAACAGGATTTCGCGATATACAACGGTGACTGCGTGGAGATCACACGCGGTCTACCGGACAATAGCATTCATTACAGCATCTTTTCTCCACCGTTCGCTTCGCTTTATACCTACAGCAATAGCGACCGAGACATGGGGAACTGCCGGAATGACGAGGAGTTTTTCGAGCATTTTCGCTTCTTGGTTCGCGAACTGTACAGGGTGATGATCCCGGGGCGGTTGGTCAGCTTCCATTGCATGAATTTACCAACATCGAAAGCCCATCACGGTTACATCGGAATCCGGGACTTTAGAGGCGATTTAATCCGCGCGTTCGAGGCAGAGGGATTCATCTACCATAGCGAGGTTTGCATCTGGAAGGATCCGGTCGTCGCTCAGCAACGGACCAAAGCACTCGGTCTGCTCCATAAACAAGTTGTCAAGGACAGCGCGATGAGTCGACAGGGCATTCCGGATTATCTTGTCACCATGCGTAAACCTGGCATCAATCCGGAGCCGATTTCGGGGGAGTTCGAGGAGTTTATAGGCGAAGGACTAGACGTAAGCCGAGAGGCGTATGAAAGGCACGCGGCCGAGGTCCGGGCTGCCGGAAAGGAGCCATGGCCGTTTGAAATGTGGCGCTCCGTTTTCATCTGGCAGAAATATGCGTCGCCCGTTTGGATGGACATTAACTCAAACAACACGCTCCAGTACCGATCCGCGCGTGATGAGAAGGATGAAAAACATATCTGCCCGCTGCAGCTCGACGTGATCGCTCGCGGCGTGGAACTCTGGAGCAATCCAGGTGATGTCGTATTCTCGCCATTTGCCGGCATTGGTTCAGAAGGTTACCAGGCAATTAAAATGGGGCGCCGGTTTATAGGGATCGAGCTCAAGGAGAGCTATTACCGGATCGCTGTGAACAACCTTCGGATGGCGGTGGATGAAGCATTTGAAGAGCTACTGGGGTGAGGTGGACAGACGTGAAATTTAGAAAGTGTCGCAGTGGGTGGCATCCTCCTGTTTATAGAGGAAAAAAGCACGGTATTTTGATCACCGTCGATAGGTCAGAGCATGGCTGGTACTTTTATGGCGGCGGTCATAATTCACTACGTAGCGGAATTGGATCTTTTCCAACTAAGGAGCAAGCTTTCGAAGCAGCAGAAAAATGGTGCGATATGAAAGCTAAAAACCGACACAAAACTGATTGACATGGAACGGGGAGGCGAAACCATGGATTACGAGACACTCGGTCGAGAAATTGGCGCTCTGGTCAACGAGAAAAACGCTGCCTATGGCGATTCCTTCGCCAAGTGCGGAGAGTTTCTCAAGCTGTTATACCCGGACGGGATCCAGCCAGAGCAGTACACGGATGCGCTATGCTTAGTCCGCATTTTTGATAAGCAAATGCGGATCGCAACGAATAAGGGTGCTTTCAGTGAGTCTCCTTACCGGGATATCGTTGGATACGGACTGCTGGGAGTGGCAAAGGACGAGGCATGAAGGAAGTGGCGATATGCACTACATTGAGCTCGACATTAGTTTCGGCAAACACCGCGCCGACACCAACTGGAAACCAGAATACTTAACATGGGAGGAGTTTGTCGACAGACTCCGGAAAGTACGCCGCACGTCCGAGACTATGGCTGAATACGACCGCATGAGCAACAACGCCCGCGGCAAGATCAAAGACGGGCCCGCTTTCGTAGGCGGGCTTGTCCGGGGCGGCCGGCGCAAGAAAGAGAACATCGACACGCGCAGCCTGATCACGCTGGACGCCGACCATGCTGATGACGACTTTCTATTCGCTACAGAACTCGTCCTCGGTGGCTGCGCATACGTCGTGTACTCCACGCATAGCCATCGGCCACATAAGCCGAAGTACCGCCTTATTGCACCGGCAAGTCGGACGATGAGCCCGGATGAATACGCCGCTGTAAGTCGAAAAATAGCGGAACAGATCGGCATGCATTACTTCGACAAAACGACGTTTGACGTCCATCGGCTTATGTATCTACCCAGCTGCAGTAAAGATGCGGATCCGGTCCTGGAAGTTTACGAAGGTGATCCTGTGGACGTTGATGCGGTACTGGCGGAGTACGAGGATTGGCGGGATCCGCTGCAATGGCCACGGCATCCAAATGATAAGGTACAACGGCAGCCGGCAAAACGCATGGAAGACCCGCGGTCAAAGGAAGGATTGGTCGGCGTGTTTTGTCGTTGCTACACGATCAGTGAAGCGAT contains the following coding sequences:
- a CDS encoding helicase-related protein, with translation MGTYESFIQNKRAVMPPSGFHVDRDKLHSSLFDFQRDLVRWALLRGRAAIFAGTGLGKTRMQIEWAMNVHRITGGDVLLLAPLAVASQTIREGAELGYEIHMCRSQDDVKPGLNITNYEMLHHFEPVLFEGVVLDESSILKSFTGKIRTELIESFAFTPYRLACTATPAPNDFMEIGNHAEFLGVMSRTEMLSMFFVHDGGETQKWRLKGHAEDAFWRWVASWGVVLEKPSDLGYPDDGYILPPLNIYDHVIEVEGEPAKTLSQRQRARKETVAERVAACAEIVNATDKPFLVWCDLNVESEMLAAAIPDAVEVKGSDKPSHKEKAMLDFAAGKIRVLVTKPSIAGFGMNWQHCADMAFVGLSDSFEQVFQAIRRCYRFGQRQPVNVHMITSSREGVVAENIKRKEDDFRKMVSEMIKYTKDITSESIRSTEREVAEYVPKQPIIIPSWLRSERFAS
- a CDS encoding DNA-methyltransferase, producing the protein MQVNTIDQVIEQDFAIYNGDCVEITRGLPDNSIHYSIFSPPFASLYTYSNSDRDMGNCRNDEEFFEHFRFLVRELYRVMIPGRLVSFHCMNLPTSKAHHGYIGIRDFRGDLIRAFEAEGFIYHSEVCIWKDPVVAQQRTKALGLLHKQVVKDSAMSRQGIPDYLVTMRKPGINPEPISGEFEEFIGEGLDVSREAYERHAAEVRAAGKEPWPFEMWRSVFIWQKYASPVWMDINSNNTLQYRSARDEKDEKHICPLQLDVIARGVELWSNPGDVVFSPFAGIGSEGYQAIKMGRRFIGIELKESYYRIAVNNLRMAVDEAFEELLG